One genomic window of Cottoperca gobio chromosome 10, fCotGob3.1, whole genome shotgun sequence includes the following:
- the cdhr2 gene encoding LOW QUALITY PROTEIN: cadherin-related family member 2 (The sequence of the model RefSeq protein was modified relative to this genomic sequence to represent the inferred CDS: deleted 2 bases in 2 codons) produces the protein MEGITGSMLLLCLISLANANTSPTITTVVHSVCEDTPIGGYAFNINAVDAENDPLTYSLTGANAQYFRVDSSSGSVSIKMPLDRETQKTLTIILSDANDNRPIFKQPTYDVNVPENTTVGTSLFKVEATDADTSSAGVIHYTIDEVTPNDGSSLFSIVSTTGEVRLNGNLNYTGLSVYYRLKINASDGGGKCYSNENNYFSSIAFSFVTVVDVADLDPQFIGTPYVARVEENSALGHSVFKVTAIDKDTGVNDAIIFSIESSTAEGLFEISPADGIISVLANIDREDIGDTVTLTVKATESQENIHGIKANTKENVQINIIDKNDNRPEFYQCGGSGDKLSCVNAIHFTGEVVEHSLGSVFINMTVKDLDKISKTQLTLEGPDKAMFSVEPQSTMSDSIVQLLVKQPQLLDFEEKQKMVLQVIAIDEEKSTFHSTATVTINIKDANDNSPKFPQDTYKLEVPEGSPVGTILGNFTADDPDTMDKGNITYKLLPESIRLYFDVDPNTGTVYVKNATLLDREVRSLYSATLQARDSEDKPGSTVLEITLTDINDNAPVMNRDSYREFVKEGEELELTIQATDADDSDTSNSQIIFAIEPSTYSNNFTIDAITGVLRNKDELDREALDPKLNGRIELNVTATDKGIPPLFAMVTVIIIVEDVNDNGPQFKASFYKFSVKEAEKGAFVGSVQAQDLDQTKEFNRMTFNIISGGFGSFNIRSFSDEPGYSGNITVEFDIELDYESVHKQFNLLVQAIDQEQKTAEVKVEVEVLDVNDERPEFNPDGSVTVKENTTISGAVGSFTAQDKDGNHSLVYEQESIKCRCNGSLTDCSWFILDPTGEVRVNPAHTADYEKCDQVVIEAQVVDEWTEKGENNSVKTGQMVINIEDINDNAPEFIFSDSVFVVVSESASKGTSVAGVTATDRDSGINRQIDFKVTSVQFQDTNNHTSNMRLLCEAVTTQQKDIYVGIIQTTEGLDTSLKGRYLVTVSATDSGKLSTSTVLKIFAVDESFRVELKFTLSEAVVEEKINEITNALITATKASVQIAVIRPDFPEASRDSGNTIIVAYFVYSNGTALTSNEVEKMISDPEHSLVLIQLGLADIGKAPVIEAEADPVKFILVGMLAGLIIVLAVLTTSLMCTRRNYRRKLKSAKAMNSASMVTSDNQKSGPVVPGTNKYTMEGANPVLNLNIDTAMVLDMDDESDVDKVSLNSLDCSDDMNIPEKDQSNMEEEEEEDYGPPEYIEPLGAALAQRGQKKGSKNPPAGFINPAFSTTDL, from the exons CGTTTAATATAAACGCAGTAGATGCGGAAAATGACCCACTGACTTATTCACTGACTGGGGCCAATGCCCAATACTTCCGAGTTGACAGCAGCAGTGGGAGTGTATCAATCAAAATGCCACTGGATAGAGAG ACACAAAAAACTTTAACTATAATATTATCAGACGCAAACGACAACCGACCCATATTCAAGCAGCCTACGTATGATGTTAACGTCCCAGAA AATACCACCGTAGGTACATCTCTGTTTAAAGTGGAGGCCACTGATGCAGACACTTCAAGCGCTGGTGTTATTCATTACACAATTGATGAA GTTACTCCAAATGATGGA TCAAGTCTTTTCAGCATTGTATCTACAACTGGTGAAGTCAGATTAAATGGAAATCTGAATTACACCGGATTGAGCGTTTACTATCGGCTGAAGATTAACGCAAGT GATGGTGGAGGCAAGTGTTATTCTAATGAGAACAACTACTTCTCAAGCATTGCTTTTTCCTTTGTTACGGTTGTGGACGTCGCAGACCTGGACCCACAGTTCATTGGTACTCCCTACGTAGCGAGAGTTGAAGAGAATTCTGCTTTG GGCCATTCTGTGTTTAAAGTGACGGCCATAGACAAGGACACAGGAGTCAATGATGCTATTATCTTCAGCATTGAAA GTTCCACAGCAGAGGGCCTGTTTGAAATCTCACCAGCTGATGGCATCATATCTGTATTGGCAAATATTGACAGAGAAGATATTGGTGACACTGTTACCCTGACTGTAAAG GCTACTGAGTCTCAAGAAAACATCCACGGCATCAAGGCCAACACTAAAGAAAATGTACAGATCAACATCATTGACAAAAATGACAACAGGCCGGAGTTTTACCAGTGTGGAGGCTCGGGAGACAAGCTGTCCTGTGTGAATGCAATTCACTTCACAGGAGAGGTCGTTGAGCACTCCTTAGGCTCTGTTTTCATCAACATGACAGTCAAAGATCTGGATAAG ATTTCCAAAACTCAACTAACCCTGGAGGGTCCCGACAAGGCCATGTTTTCTGTGGAACCTCAATCCACCATGTCAGACAGCATTGTTCAGCTCCTGGTCAAGCAGCCCCAATTACTGGAttttgaagaaaaacagaaaatggtTCTACAa GTCATTGCCATAGATGAAGAAAAAAGCACCTTCCACTCCACTGCTACAGTTACTATTAACATCAAGGACGCCAATGACAACAGCCCCAAGTTCCCACAGGACACGTATAAGTTGGAGGTGCCTGAGGGCTCTCCTGTTGGAACAATATTGGGCAACTTTACT GCAGACGATCCTGACACAATGGATAAAGGCAATATCACCTACAAACTTCTTCCAGAAAGCAT ACGACTGTATTTTGACGTGGACCCAAATACGGGCACAGTTTATGTGAAAAACGCAACTCTGTTGGATCGTGAGGTCAGATCTCTGTATTCAGCCACTCTCCAGGCCAGGGACTCAGAAGACAAGCCCGGCAGCACGGTACTGGAAATCACTCTGACTGACATCAACGACAATGCCCCAGTCATGAACAGGGACTCTTACCGGGAGTTTGTTAAAGAGGGTGAAGAGCTTGAACTTACGATACAG GCAACTGATGCAGATGACTCTGATACATCAAACAGTCAAATAATTTTTGCCATCGAACCAAGCACGTACAGTAATAACTTCACCATCGACGCTATAACCGGTGTGTTAAGAAACAAGGATGAACTTGATCGCGAGGCCCTGGACCCGAAGCTGAACGGGAGGATCGAGCTCAATGTAACCGCCACTGACAAGGGTATTCCCCCATTGTTCGCCATGGTCACAGTTATCATCATTGTGGAG GATGTCAATGACAACGGACCACAGTTTAAAGCCTCCTTTTACAAATTCTCTGTCaaagaagcagaaaaag GCGCCTTTGTGGGTTCTGTTCAGGCTCAAGATTTGGACCAAACGAAAGAGTTTAACCGCATGACTTTCAACATCATTAGCGGAGGCTTTGGTAGCTTCAACATTCGCAGCTTTTCAGATGAGCCGGGTTACAGTGGAAACATCACCGTGGAGTTCGACATTGAGCTGGACTACGAGAGCGTTCACAAGCAGTTCAATCTGCTGGTACAGGCAATAGATCAGGAACAGAAGACAGCTGAAGTGAAGGTGGAGGTGGAAGTGTTGGACGTGAACGATGAGAGGCCCGAGTTCAACCCAGACGGCTCTGTGACGGTGAAGGAGAACACCACCATCAGCGGGGCTGTTGGAAGCTTCACAGCGCAGGACAAAGATGGAAACCACTCACTGGTCTACGAGCAGGAATCCATCAAATGCAGATGCAACGGCTCTCTGACTGACTGCAGCTGGTTTATCCTGGATCCGACGGGGGAAGTCAGAGTCAACCCGGCGCACACAGCGGATTATGAAAAATGTGACCAGGTGGTGATTGAGGCTCAGGTGGTGGACGAGTGgacagagaaaggagag aacaacAGTGTCAAAACAG GACAAATGGTGATCAACATTGAAGACATCAACGACAACGCCCCAGAATTCATTTTCTCAGATTCTGTATTTG TTGTGGTGTCAGAAAGTGCAAGTAAGGGGACATCGGTAGCAGGAGTCACT GCTACAGACCGTGACTCTGGAATAAATAGGCAGATTGACTTTAAAGTAACATCAGTCCAATTTCAAGACACCAACAATCATACAAGTAACATGAGGCTGCTGTGCGAGGCCGTCACCACACAGCAAAAGGACATTTATGTTGGAATTATTCA AACTACCGAGGGGCTTGATACATCACTGAAAGGGAGGTATTTGGTAACAGTAAGTGCAACTGACAGCGGCAAACTCTCCACCAGCACCGTACTGAAG attTTCGCAGTGGATGAATCATTTAGAGTGGAACTTAAATTTACTCTATCCGAAGCCGTCGTTGAAGAAAAAATCAACGAAATCACCAA TGCGCTTATAACTGCCACCAAGGCTTCTGTGCAAATTGCTGTAATCAGGCCTGATTTTCCTGAAGCATCCAG GGATTCAGGTAACACGATCATAGTGGCATATTTTGTCTACTCCAACGGGACCGCTCTTACCTCGAATGAAGTGGAAAAGATGATCTCAGATCCTGAACACTCTCTTGTACTTATACAGCTTGGCCTCGCGGACATT GGGAAGGCTCCTGTGATCGAAGCAGAAGCCGACCCTGTGAAGTTCATCCTGGTAGGGATGCTGGCAGGCCTCATCATCGTACTGGCTGTCCTCACCACTTCGCTGATGTGCACTCGCAGAAA CTACAGGAGGAAGCTGAAGTCAGCTAAAGCCATGAACTCTGCATCCATGGTGACCTCTGACAACCAGAAAAGCGGCCCCGTGGTGCCTGGAACCAACAAGTACACCATggaggg GGCTAATCCTGTTCTCAACCTCAACATCGACACGGCCATGGTGCTGGATATGGACGACGAGTCAGATGTGGACAAAGTCAG CCTCAACTCCCTGGACTGCAGCGATGATATGAACATTCCTGAAAAG